One Curtobacterium herbarum genomic window carries:
- a CDS encoding substrate-binding domain-containing protein, translating into MHKKLIAGVGIALIAGLALSGCSARDSSGAASSTAIKKGDLIGVALPAKTSQNWVLAGAAFEKSIEKAGFKADIQYAKADGPVPDQQGQISTMLTKGAKVIIIGAADGSQLGSQVKAAKAKGTTVIAWDRNILNTKNVDYYVAFNNYKVGQLQANALLQGLKEKKGSGPYNVELFAGSPDDANAKVFFNGAMSVLKPKIDDGTLKVVSGQTTFGKVNTQGWLAQKAQSRMTDLLSQYYSGDTKLDGVLSPNDTLARAILTATKAAGKDNPVVTGQDSETASIPLIMQGEQYSTIYKNTTEEAQAAVDLVTTLSKGDKPDTKMDKTNNYNGVKTVPAIELTPVLVTKDNAVEAYKGDQTLEDLAKAGQ; encoded by the coding sequence ATGCACAAGAAGCTCATCGCCGGCGTCGGCATCGCGCTCATCGCGGGCCTCGCCCTCAGCGGCTGCTCGGCTCGCGACTCCTCCGGCGCTGCATCCAGCACGGCGATCAAGAAGGGCGACCTCATCGGTGTCGCGCTCCCGGCCAAGACCTCGCAGAACTGGGTGCTCGCGGGCGCCGCATTCGAGAAGTCGATCGAGAAAGCCGGCTTCAAGGCCGACATCCAGTACGCGAAGGCAGACGGCCCTGTCCCGGACCAGCAGGGACAGATCTCGACCATGCTCACCAAGGGCGCGAAGGTGATCATCATCGGCGCTGCTGACGGATCGCAGCTCGGCTCGCAGGTGAAGGCTGCCAAGGCGAAGGGCACCACCGTCATCGCCTGGGACCGCAACATCCTGAACACGAAGAACGTCGACTACTACGTCGCCTTCAACAACTACAAGGTCGGCCAGCTCCAGGCGAACGCGCTGCTGCAGGGTCTCAAGGAGAAGAAGGGCAGCGGGCCGTACAACGTCGAGCTCTTCGCCGGCTCGCCGGACGACGCGAATGCGAAGGTCTTCTTCAACGGTGCGATGAGCGTCCTCAAGCCGAAGATCGACGACGGAACGCTCAAGGTCGTTTCCGGCCAGACCACGTTCGGGAAGGTCAACACGCAAGGCTGGCTCGCGCAGAAGGCCCAGTCGCGGATGACCGACCTCCTGTCGCAGTACTACTCGGGTGACACCAAGCTCGACGGCGTCCTCTCGCCGAACGACACCCTCGCTCGCGCCATCCTCACCGCGACGAAGGCTGCCGGCAAGGACAACCCCGTCGTCACGGGTCAGGACTCGGAGACCGCATCGATCCCGCTGATCATGCAGGGCGAGCAGTACTCGACGATCTACAAGAACACCACCGAGGAGGCGCAGGCGGCCGTCGACCTCGTCACGACGCTCTCGAAGGGCGACAAGCCCGACACCAAGATGGACAAGACGAACAACTACAACGGCGTCAAGACAGTCCCGGCGATCGAGCTCACCCCGGTCCTCGTCACGAAGGACAACGCGGTCGAGGCCTACAAGGGCGACCAGACCCTCGAAGACCTGGCAAAGGCAGGTCAGTAG
- a CDS encoding cytochrome c oxidase assembly protein, with translation MAVTSSQPQPDSATGTDSAHRPERATRTGGPAPEHAPVTTRTSTVATVLVIALPLVVACAVLGMTITGAFTANQQLESAGDVVQFGLVAARGVHDGLAALTIGLLIVAAFALPAQKADHRQMSSVQHRAARWAAVSGSIWFLAAVVGIVLTGANTLGVPLTSPVFARNFLLFAFQVEIGQSLVVSAVAALIATVLAALATRATTLAFATVAALFALLPLALSGHAAGSLEHANAVNSLAVHLVGVCVWAGGLVAVVLLRTRMKGATGRVVARYSTLAGWAFGAVAFSGIVNAQLRLTGPLDLFTTPYGWLITTKATILVLLGVAGVVQRRKLVPGLLRAPTDRRLFVRFALAEIVFMAVAIGVSVAVSRSQPPIPQTPETGADTRSGLIGYAYPPVQTMQTYLSQWHIDWMWLALALVGAGWYLWSVRKLRQRGDSWPVGRTIAWLLGCAVFIWTTSGGPAVYGMIHFSSHMVQHMLLMMFVPLPLVLGGPVLLALRTLPVRNDGSRGAREWLMLFVHSRWMQFLGKPAVAGVIFAGSLVVFYFTPAFEYAMQSHEWHVVMVVHFVFSGYLFFWVFVGIDPGPARPQYPILIIALLATLAFHAFFGVAVMTSQSVYAIDWFHALGQTNDRALLDDQHVGGGVAWGASELPMVFVALLVVRNWVRSDERIAKRKDRQAERDGDAELHAYNERLSAMQRRD, from the coding sequence ATGGCCGTCACGTCTTCTCAGCCCCAACCGGACAGCGCCACCGGGACCGACAGCGCCCACCGTCCGGAGCGCGCCACCCGGACGGGAGGCCCGGCACCGGAACACGCGCCCGTCACCACGCGCACGTCCACCGTCGCGACCGTCCTGGTGATCGCCCTGCCCCTCGTGGTCGCGTGCGCCGTCCTCGGGATGACGATCACGGGGGCGTTCACCGCGAACCAGCAGCTGGAGTCCGCCGGTGACGTGGTGCAGTTCGGCCTGGTCGCCGCCCGTGGCGTGCACGACGGCCTCGCGGCGCTGACGATCGGCCTGCTCATCGTGGCCGCGTTCGCCCTGCCGGCGCAGAAGGCCGACCACCGCCAGATGTCCTCGGTGCAGCACCGTGCCGCTCGCTGGGCCGCGGTCTCCGGGTCGATCTGGTTCCTGGCCGCCGTCGTCGGCATCGTGCTCACCGGCGCGAACACCCTCGGCGTCCCGTTGACGAGCCCCGTCTTCGCCCGCAACTTCCTGCTCTTCGCGTTCCAGGTCGAGATCGGCCAGTCCCTCGTCGTCTCCGCCGTCGCGGCCCTCATCGCGACGGTGCTCGCCGCACTGGCCACCCGCGCCACCACCCTGGCGTTCGCGACCGTCGCCGCGCTCTTCGCCCTGCTGCCCCTGGCCCTCTCCGGCCACGCCGCCGGCTCGCTCGAGCACGCCAACGCCGTGAACTCGCTCGCCGTGCACCTGGTCGGCGTGTGCGTGTGGGCCGGCGGTCTCGTCGCCGTCGTGCTGCTCCGCACCCGGATGAAGGGCGCCACCGGACGCGTCGTCGCCCGCTACTCCACGCTCGCCGGGTGGGCGTTCGGCGCGGTCGCGTTCTCCGGCATCGTCAACGCCCAGCTCCGGCTCACCGGGCCGCTCGACCTGTTCACGACGCCGTACGGGTGGCTCATCACGACCAAGGCCACGATCCTGGTGCTGCTCGGCGTCGCCGGGGTCGTGCAGCGGCGGAAGCTCGTGCCGGGCCTGCTCCGGGCACCCACCGACCGTCGCCTGTTCGTCCGGTTCGCCCTGGCCGAGATCGTCTTCATGGCCGTCGCGATCGGCGTCTCGGTCGCGGTGTCCCGCAGCCAGCCGCCGATCCCGCAGACGCCGGAGACCGGTGCGGACACCCGCTCAGGGCTCATCGGCTACGCCTACCCGCCCGTCCAGACCATGCAGACGTACCTGTCGCAGTGGCACATCGACTGGATGTGGCTCGCGCTCGCCCTGGTCGGCGCCGGCTGGTACCTGTGGAGCGTCCGGAAGCTCCGGCAGCGCGGTGACTCGTGGCCGGTCGGCCGGACGATCGCGTGGCTGCTCGGCTGCGCGGTGTTCATCTGGACGACCTCGGGCGGCCCGGCGGTCTACGGCATGATCCACTTCTCGTCGCACATGGTCCAGCACATGCTGCTCATGATGTTCGTCCCGCTGCCGCTGGTCCTCGGCGGCCCGGTGCTGCTGGCGCTCCGCACCCTGCCGGTCCGCAACGACGGCTCCCGCGGTGCCCGCGAGTGGCTGATGCTGTTCGTGCACTCGCGGTGGATGCAGTTCCTCGGCAAGCCCGCGGTGGCCGGCGTCATCTTCGCCGGGTCCCTCGTGGTGTTCTACTTCACACCGGCGTTCGAGTACGCCATGCAGTCGCACGAGTGGCACGTCGTGATGGTCGTGCACTTCGTGTTCAGCGGCTACCTGTTCTTCTGGGTCTTCGTCGGCATCGACCCCGGGCCCGCGCGGCCGCAGTACCCGATCCTCATCATCGCCCTGCTCGCGACGCTGGCCTTCCACGCGTTCTTCGGCGTCGCGGTGATGACGTCGCAGTCGGTGTACGCGATCGACTGGTTCCACGCTCTCGGGCAGACGAACGACCGCGCCCTGCTCGACGACCAGCACGTCGGCGGTGGCGTCGCCTGGGGGGCGTCCGAGCTGCCGATGGTCTTCGTCGCGCTGCTCGTCGTGCGGAACTGGGTGCGCTCCGACGAGCGGATCGCCAAGCGCAAGGACCGCCAGGCCGAACGTGACGGCGACGCCGAGCTGCACGCCTACAACGAGCGCCTCTCGGCGATGCAGCGCCGGGACTGA